The DNA sequence GTTGTAATTCAACATTCAACAATCAACATTCAACATTACTTATACGTTTGCTTGTGTGCAAATACGTCATAACCCATTATCAGGTGGTTATTGCGGTGAGGTCCCACCTCTTCCCATTCCGAACAGAGAAGTTAAGCTCACTTGCGCCGATGGTACTGCAATGCAATGCGGGAGAGTAGGTAGCCGCCTCCTTTTATCAAAAGCCTCAGATTTCGAAAGATTTCTGAGGCTTTTTTGTTTTCATGCTGATTTCACAATCTGTATATTTATTGTCTACATCCTCTGTTTTCTTCAATTTTTGCTGCAGCATTTGCCTCAATCATGATATGTATAAAATGTTGCTAAATTATGGGTTTTACTTATAAAATCAGTAAAATAACGTACTAAAACGTTTCTTTCCACCAAAAGAATACATTTTATACACCTCCTATTCACAACTTTTTCCTACTTTTGCCCCCGGTAAATGCGAACTATCATGTAAACGGTTAATTTTTATAATTACCTATTTATATAGTAAAAGCGAAAAAAAATAGACTTAACTAAACTCTTTTAATTGATGGTGAAACGATTAATTTTAGCTTTAGTGTTACTCATATTTGTATCGCTAGCTAATTATGCGCAAAACACGGGAGTCAAGTCCAACCTCTTATATTGGGCTACAACAACTCCTAATCTCGGTGTCGAGACTGCCTTAGGCAAGAAGCATACCGCTCAGGTATTCTTTGGCTTCAATCCTTGGAAACAGTCCGGTGGCGACCAGTCAAGCCTTCGTCATTGGCTTTTGCAACCAGAATACCGTTACTGGTTCTGCCAGAGCTTCAATGGCTGGTTCTTGGGTGTTCATGCCATGGGCGGACAGTTTAATGCAGGAGGAGTGAAGTTACCCCTTGGCATATTCAAATCACTACGCGACCATCGCTATGAAGGATGGTATGTAGGTGGTGGTGTGACCGCTGGTTATCAATGGCCTCTTTCCAAGCACTGGAACCTGGAAACCTCTGTAGGTTTCGGATATGATTATATCCAGTACGACAAGTTCAAGTGCGGTGCCTGTGGCGAGAAGGAGAAGTCATCTCATGACAACTACGTGGGTCCTACCAAGGCAGCCATTTCTCTTATTTATATGTTGTAACTCATTAAACATAATCTATGAGTATGAAAGATTTTAAGAACTACATATTATTATTCAGCTCTCTTTTGATGGCTATGCCTCTTGCAGCTCAGGATTGCAAGAGTCTCAAATTGGCTGCTGAAAAGATTCAGGTATCTAATGTACAGATGTCTCATCATAATGACCTGGTTACGGTTGCGATGGATCTGAATCTTGATTCCCTGGATCTCCCTACTAACAACCAGCTTGTGTATACTCCGATGATCAAGCATAAGGGAGAGTTGCTCAAGATGCCTGAGATTGTTATCAACGGTAGAAGACAGCAGATCATGTTTGACCGAGGGGTTGGAAAGAAACAGTTGCAGCTTTCTCCTCAGGCTTTCGTGGTGAAGCGAGACAACAAGAAGCAGCAGACCGTGAAGTATCTGGCATCAGTTCCTCTGTCTTCCAAGGTAAGGAACTACGATCTCGAAATTCACGAGGACCTCTGCGGTTGTGGTGATCTGCAGGATGGCAATGATTTCACGGTTTCTCGCCGTCGCCAGCCTGTAGCTTCTTTCGTCCGTCCGGAGGTAGAGGCAATCAAGGTCCGTCATCTTGATAAGCGTGCTTATATTGATTTCCCGGTAGACCGCATAGAGTTGCATCCAGATTATCGCCGTAATCCGGAACAGTTGGATAGCATCATCCGCACCATCAATGCATTGAAGGAAGATAAGAATCTCGAAGTGAGCGGCATCAATATTCATGGTTATGCATCACCGGAGAGTCCTTACACCCATAATGATTATCTGGCAAAGAACCGTGCCAAGACGCTGACCGAATATGTCCGCCGAATGGTGAAGTTGCCAAACAACCTCTTCACGGTTTCTTCTACTCCAGAGGATTGGGATGGTCTGATAGCTTATATTAAAGGTAGCAACCTGGAGCATAAGGATGCCATTCTGGCGATTATTGCCGATAAGAGTCTGAATCCGGATGCCCGCGAGTTGAAGATTAAGAAGCAGTATCCTTCAGAGTATCGCTTTATGCTCGACACCTGGTATCCAGCCCTCCGCCATTCCGACTACCACATTACTTATAAGGTGAAACCTTTTGATGTGGAAGAGGCAAAGGAGATCATCAAAACCAAGCCACAGCAGTTGAGCCAGGAGGAGATGTTCATGGTAGCCCAGACTTACGAGCCAGGCAGCAAGGAGTTTAATGATGTGATGGAAGTAGCTGTCCGCATGTTCCCGGAGAATGAGACAGCGAATCTGAATGCAGCCATAACCCGCTTGAATGCCGGTGATGCAGATGGTGCGAAATCATATCTCGACAAGGCAGGAACCTGTGCCGATGCCCAGAATGCCCGAGGTGTCTATGAGATGCTGAAGGGCAACGAGAAGCAAGCTCGTTATTATCTGGAGCAGGCAGCCAAGGCTGGTGTTGCTTCTGCAAAAGAAAATTTACAGAATCTATAAAGTTATACATACTGTCTGTTTAGGATAATATAGCTGTTCCTTAGAGTCAGGGCACTGCCCTGACCTGGGACAGTCTCCTGAACCAGGCATATTTTTTCTAAGTACAAATATAGAAAGTACCTCAAATATAACGTATTAGATGAATTGTAAACCAAATATATAATAATGTAATATAATTAGATTTTTAAGAGCGGTTATAAATAAAGAAATAAAATATTAATAACAACAATAATAACGAATAAGATGAAGAAAACTTTATTATTTTCCGTTGCATTGGCAGGGCTGATGCTCGGTTCTTGTTCAAGTAGCGATGATCTGAATGGTGGTGGTAACAGCACAGGTTCTAATCAGAGCGGTAGTGGCTATGTTTCGCTTTCATTGAATTTGCCTACACGTAGTGGTTCTATGAGTCGTGCTGAGAACGACAATTTTGATGATGGACTTGCTGACGAGTATGCTGTTAAAAATGGTACCTTGCTTCTGTTTGAGGGTGCTGATGAGGCTAATGCAACATTTGCTGGAGCATACGTATTAAAGAATTTGAGTATGAACTTGGTTGGAGCTACAAATGATAATATTACAACCACAACCAAAATTACCCAAAAAATCAATAATGGTTTAAGTTCTGATACTAAAAGTTTCTATGCTATTGTTGTATTGAATAACAATGGAACACTTGCTGTTGATGAAACTAATGCTACCTTGAAAGTAAATGGTGAAGATTTTCCTCCAACTAAGAAAATTTCAGATTTGCAAAGCTTAGAGTTAACAAAGAATGCTTCTGCTTTTAGAACAACAGGTTTCTTGATGATGAATGCTCCTTTGTCAAGTGTTAAAGGTGGAGAAACTTCTCCAACTGGTGCTACAGTCTCTGTTGCTTCAAAGATAGATAAGGATCATATTTATGCTACAGAGGCTTTGGCTAAGGCTAATTCTTCTGCAACTATTTATGTAGAACGTGCATTGGCAAAGGTAGATGTTATTGCTTCAAAACCTACAGGTAATTTGGATGATGCTCCAACTGTACCATATACTGTTAAGGGTTGGGTATTGGATAATACCAATAAGAAGACCTATTATTTGAGAAATACTTCAAAATTTTCAGATTGGCTTTCTTTGAAGACTACATCATCAACTCCTACAAAGCCTTATCGTTTTGTTGGTGATAATCCTATGGAAAGTAGTGTTCAGTTGTATCGTACATATTGGGCAAAAGACCCTAACTACGACGTTAAGCCTAGCACCCTATCTGACCATTTCAATACAATAGGTAATACTGCGCCTACATCCTTGAATAATCTCGGTGAACATGACTACTGTTTGGAAAATACCTTCTCAGTTCCTCAGCAGAATCAGGATGTAACTACACGTGTTATTATTGCTGCGCAGCTTAAAAATGATGGTAAGACTTTCTATGTAGTTAATGACAACGAGAGTCAGTTGCTTGATGAAGTTAATATGAAGAAGGCTGTTAAGAGTGCATTCTTGAACAATACTGACGTACAAGCATGGATTAATACAGGCTTGAAGGATGGTAAAAAAATTGATGAAGGTGATTTGGATGTTACTGTTGCTAGTACAGCAGGTAATAACGCACCTACCATTTCTGTCAATGCTACAGGTGATGCTAAATATACCTCTGGTGCAGCCCCAACTGTGACCACAGATATTACAAACATTATGAAAGCAATCAAGGTTGCTACTTATGAGAATGGTATTTCATACTATCCTGTAAGAATTAAGCATTTTGGTGACGAATTGACTCCATGGAAGAAGGGGGAAACTCCAGAACCAACTGTAAGTCTAGGTGCATATCCATCCACTAAGCAGGCAGAAAATTATCTTGGTCGTTATGGTGTACTCCGTAATAACTGGTATACTATTGACGTGACAGGTATCAAGAAACTTGGTTCCCCAGTTGTTCCTGAGGTTATTGGTGATCCTGATGATGAATTGGCTGCTTACATCTCTGTCAAGATCAACGTCCTTTCATGGGCTAAGCGTACACAGGGAGCAACTCTCGGTGAGTAATATAAAACGATAAATATAGAAAACAATAATTGATTAGCGATATGATAGCGCAGAAGATAAATAAATGGTTAAAGGGTGTCATGGCAGCTGCCATGACCCTGACCGTCGCGACCTCATGTCACGATATGTGGCACCAGGATTACAGCGACTGCCCTAATGGTGTATATGTGAAGTTTAAGTATGATTATAACCTCCAGCGTGCCGACATGTTCAACGACCATGTTGGACAGGTAACGCTGTATGTATTCGACGAGAACGGAAACTATATAACCCAACAGACCGAGACGAATTCTGCGCTATCATCGCCTCTCAAAGACCCAAATTATGTGATGCACGTCGAGAACCTGCAGCCAGGTAAATATCAGCTCCTTGCCCTTGCCGGACAGAATGCATACGCCGACCAGTTAACTTCAGGCCGCGCCAAGTTCGTTCGTACCGCTCCATCGGCTACAGCAGATAAGATGCAGAAACTGGAAGTGAATCTCGATCATGAAAATAGGGGAGAGTATGATGAGGTTGTCAACAACAGCCTTCCTCTCGATACCCTCTGGCATGGTAAGCTGCTGGAGGCAGTAGAGGTATCATCCTCAAAACCGTCTTATGCAACCATCCCTCTGGTGCGTGATACCAAGAAGATCAATGTGGCGCTTCGTGACCTTGACTCTCCACAGGATATGGATGTCAACGACTACACGATGACCATCGAAGACCATAATGCCCGCATCCTTTGGGATAACTCTCTCGATGAGAGCCGTAAACTCATTTATACCCCTCATGCTACATGGAATACGGTAGATGAGGACGAGCAGGGCAAGATAGCCCATGCTGACTTTATGACTTCCCGCATTCTGAAGCACGAAGATTACAACCAGGATGGCCGACTCCTCATTAAGAGTAAGGAGACCGGAAATACGGTAGTCAATGTAGACTTGCCAGACCTCTTGAGTCGTCTTCGTACAAGCGAGGAGTACAGTTACAGTGCACAGGAATTCCTAGACCGTGCCTACGATTACAAACTTCAGTTCTTTATTCAGGGTGGCAAGCTCAAGTATTGCTACATCACCATCAGCGTGAATGTACTGAGTTGGAGTAAGCGCATCCAGTTCGAAGAACTCGAAAAATAAGTTCTACCAGGTTTCATGGTAAGCCGATAAAAATAAAGATAGTGTATGTTTAAGATGAAAACGATAATCCTCTCATTGCTAACCCTTTTGCTGGTGATGTCGTTCGCATCCTGTGCGAGCGACACTACTAGCGATTTGCCTGTTGAGAATGACAATAGCAAGGTGTTTTTGTCAGTTTCAATAAACGTAGCTGGTGAGGAATCAGAAACAACAAGAGCTGAAGATTATATTTTTGAACCAACACCTTTTGGAGGAGAAGATGGTAATGGCGATCATAAAGGCGAAACTTATGAGCGAACAGTAAATAATATGTCAATGTTGTTCTTCCATTCTGAGAAGGAAGATTTGACAGATGGCGATGTTACTATAGATAATGTAATCTATTTTCCAACTGTAACTCCTGATGGCAAACGTACTATAGCAGTTGAAGTTGATCCGAAGTTTTTGAAAGATACCAGTCTTCGTTTCCTGGTCATCGCTAATGTTGGTGATTTGTCAGATTATCGTGGTCGTAAGTTATCAGCAGTGCGAGATCAGTTGATTACTGATGTTTTTAAGCGCACCGATGATGCTACCTTTACCAAAAAAGGAGAATTAAGCGGCTTTTCAACATTCGTTATGTCTTCCCGTGGACAGAGCTCTTTAACCATAAAGTCTGGTAGTGGAACAAAAAGTGACCCTTACCTTATCAATCATGAGATAGAGCGTTTGGCTGCAAGAATAGATATTATGCCTCATGTGCAGCGTTATAAGTTAGATGATAAGACCCACCATTGCAAATATTGCTATAATGTCACTCAGGGTTCTGACGTAATTGGTGGCTTTGTACTTGAGTACGTTCGTCCTTATAATGTATTAACTTCTAAGGAATATGTCTTTAGACGTACTGCCACGGATAATACATTGTCTAATTTGACGTATCTTGGTCTGGAAAAAGAAGATGGAAATAAGCAGAATACTAATTATGTGGTGGATCCTACCTCTCTAAATAAGAGCGAGGCTACTTTTAAATATCCTAAGAATACAAATGAGTATTGGGAAAAGGATTCTTATGA is a window from the Segatella copri genome containing:
- a CDS encoding DUF3575 domain-containing protein — translated: MKRLILALVLLIFVSLANYAQNTGVKSNLLYWATTTPNLGVETALGKKHTAQVFFGFNPWKQSGGDQSSLRHWLLQPEYRYWFCQSFNGWFLGVHAMGGQFNAGGVKLPLGIFKSLRDHRYEGWYVGGGVTAGYQWPLSKHWNLETSVGFGYDYIQYDKFKCGACGEKEKSSHDNYVGPTKAAISLIYML
- a CDS encoding DUF3868 domain-containing protein, which codes for MKDFKNYILLFSSLLMAMPLAAQDCKSLKLAAEKIQVSNVQMSHHNDLVTVAMDLNLDSLDLPTNNQLVYTPMIKHKGELLKMPEIVINGRRQQIMFDRGVGKKQLQLSPQAFVVKRDNKKQQTVKYLASVPLSSKVRNYDLEIHEDLCGCGDLQDGNDFTVSRRRQPVASFVRPEVEAIKVRHLDKRAYIDFPVDRIELHPDYRRNPEQLDSIIRTINALKEDKNLEVSGINIHGYASPESPYTHNDYLAKNRAKTLTEYVRRMVKLPNNLFTVSSTPEDWDGLIAYIKGSNLEHKDAILAIIADKSLNPDARELKIKKQYPSEYRFMLDTWYPALRHSDYHITYKVKPFDVEEAKEIIKTKPQQLSQEEMFMVAQTYEPGSKEFNDVMEVAVRMFPENETANLNAAITRLNAGDADGAKSYLDKAGTCADAQNARGVYEMLKGNEKQARYYLEQAAKAGVASAKENLQNL
- a CDS encoding Mfa1 family fimbria major subunit (Members of this family are fimbrial shaft proteins (major subunit proteins), found in the Bacteriodetes. The family is named for Mfa1 from Porphyromonas gingivalis, and is related to but distinct from the family of FimA from the species.); this encodes MKKTLLFSVALAGLMLGSCSSSDDLNGGGNSTGSNQSGSGYVSLSLNLPTRSGSMSRAENDNFDDGLADEYAVKNGTLLLFEGADEANATFAGAYVLKNLSMNLVGATNDNITTTTKITQKINNGLSSDTKSFYAIVVLNNNGTLAVDETNATLKVNGEDFPPTKKISDLQSLELTKNASAFRTTGFLMMNAPLSSVKGGETSPTGATVSVASKIDKDHIYATEALAKANSSATIYVERALAKVDVIASKPTGNLDDAPTVPYTVKGWVLDNTNKKTYYLRNTSKFSDWLSLKTTSSTPTKPYRFVGDNPMESSVQLYRTYWAKDPNYDVKPSTLSDHFNTIGNTAPTSLNNLGEHDYCLENTFSVPQQNQDVTTRVIIAAQLKNDGKTFYVVNDNESQLLDEVNMKKAVKSAFLNNTDVQAWINTGLKDGKKIDEGDLDVTVASTAGNNAPTISVNATGDAKYTSGAAPTVTTDITNIMKAIKVATYENGISYYPVRIKHFGDELTPWKKGETPEPTVSLGAYPSTKQAENYLGRYGVLRNNWYTIDVTGIKKLGSPVVPEVIGDPDDELAAYISVKINVLSWAKRTQGATLGE
- a CDS encoding FimB/Mfa2 family fimbrial subunit; translation: MIAQKINKWLKGVMAAAMTLTVATSCHDMWHQDYSDCPNGVYVKFKYDYNLQRADMFNDHVGQVTLYVFDENGNYITQQTETNSALSSPLKDPNYVMHVENLQPGKYQLLALAGQNAYADQLTSGRAKFVRTAPSATADKMQKLEVNLDHENRGEYDEVVNNSLPLDTLWHGKLLEAVEVSSSKPSYATIPLVRDTKKINVALRDLDSPQDMDVNDYTMTIEDHNARILWDNSLDESRKLIYTPHATWNTVDEDEQGKIAHADFMTSRILKHEDYNQDGRLLIKSKETGNTVVNVDLPDLLSRLRTSEEYSYSAQEFLDRAYDYKLQFFIQGGKLKYCYITISVNVLSWSKRIQFEELEK
- a CDS encoding fimbria major subunit, with amino-acid sequence MFKMKTIILSLLTLLLVMSFASCASDTTSDLPVENDNSKVFLSVSINVAGEESETTRAEDYIFEPTPFGGEDGNGDHKGETYERTVNNMSMLFFHSEKEDLTDGDVTIDNVIYFPTVTPDGKRTIAVEVDPKFLKDTSLRFLVIANVGDLSDYRGRKLSAVRDQLITDVFKRTDDATFTKKGELSGFSTFVMSSRGQSSLTIKSGSGTKSDPYLINHEIERLAARIDIMPHVQRYKLDDKTHHCKYCYNVTQGSDVIGGFVLEYVRPYNVLTSKEYVFRRTATDNTLSNLTYLGLEKEDGNKQNTNYVVDPTSLNKSEATFKYPKNTNEYWEKDSYDPFYQTRDAGKTHTYSNNPRASAENPYNPETAYYILDYVKENTSFDNNEKYATGLVFKGKYYEAEDWDAAKKEPIAGHESKGKDKAYTYVIRHSDPTGNGTTNDIMHYGIVRNNIYRVRIDGITGKGPDGMKVTLNVRKWATYTHEETTM